A section of the Deinococcus multiflagellatus genome encodes:
- a CDS encoding PulJ/GspJ family protein — translation METLCCTEPKRTLPSLAMNPERAQAGFTLTELLVGMSLLAVVMMVAFSLFDSSNDLVESDTGRIMATQNAQTALDIMSNDMRQAGENLASLRLPVSGIEFDNAAQSLTVRRGIPPLTAAQVGAATDMISQRPAPLVVCKVTANRIEVVGPLPDNTTPSQCLYQAHPSGDDNRVRPWRVFFASQSNAPQAALLYRPASGTTPAAFAPVVVTTIGTISSNADATKRELWLDLRDSVPAGFSSSNGSQLILIDQRRYWVQDSELKLAVAGQTNAQAQTVAFDVDSLVLSATLTNPTATVTSLAINGPWNRLQTVVATLKARSGQGRNAARTFQATVYPRNVASEAAP, via the coding sequence ATGGAAACACTGTGCTGCACCGAGCCGAAACGTACTTTACCCAGTTTGGCAATGAATCCTGAGCGCGCGCAGGCTGGTTTTACCCTCACAGAATTACTGGTGGGCATGAGCCTGCTGGCAGTGGTCATGATGGTGGCGTTCTCGCTGTTTGACAGCAGTAACGATCTCGTCGAATCCGACACAGGCCGGATCATGGCCACCCAGAATGCCCAGACAGCCCTGGACATCATGAGCAACGACATGCGTCAGGCCGGCGAGAACCTGGCCAGCTTGCGCTTGCCGGTGTCAGGGATCGAGTTTGACAACGCGGCCCAGAGCTTGACCGTGCGCCGCGGTATTCCGCCTCTTACTGCGGCACAGGTGGGCGCAGCAACCGACATGATCAGTCAGCGACCCGCCCCCCTTGTGGTGTGTAAGGTGACGGCCAACCGTATTGAGGTTGTGGGGCCCTTGCCGGATAACACGACGCCAAGCCAGTGTCTTTATCAGGCCCATCCCTCCGGTGACGACAACCGGGTGCGCCCATGGCGGGTATTCTTCGCTTCTCAGAGCAATGCACCGCAAGCGGCGCTTCTGTACCGACCAGCCAGCGGCACCACACCTGCCGCCTTCGCCCCCGTGGTCGTCACGACCATTGGCACCATATCGAGCAACGCGGACGCCACCAAACGTGAATTGTGGTTGGACCTGCGTGACAGTGTCCCCGCTGGATTTTCCAGTTCCAACGGAAGTCAGTTGATTCTGATTGATCAGCGGCGGTACTGGGTACAAGACAGCGAACTGAAGCTGGCGGTGGCTGGCCAGACCAATGCCCAGGCCCAGACCGTTGCCTTTGATGTAGACAGCTTGGTCCTGAGCGCGACCCTGACCAACCCCACAGCCACGGTGACCAGCTTGGCCATTAATGGCCCCTGGAACCGCCTGCAGACGGTGGTGGCCACGCTCAAAGCGCGCAGTGGCCAGGGCCGAAATGCCGCCCGCACTTTCCAGGCCACCGTCTATCCCCGAAATGTTGCCAGTGAGGCCGCGCCATGA
- a CDS encoding cysteine hydrolase family protein, whose product MPLTPHALLLLHAQRAFLDGRADERALARAWAHQTLAARAQGWLVAVVQWDAPPGADWTTLSKPWTLHPDFRVEHGDLLVRAGTPNAFAASDLGAALHTRAVQTLHPLGLPDTPEWTATVAGAQTQGFVVAPLKPL is encoded by the coding sequence ATGCCGCTGACCCCACACGCCCTGCTGCTGCTGCACGCCCAGCGCGCCTTTCTGGACGGCCGGGCCGACGAGCGCGCCCTGGCCCGCGCCTGGGCCCACCAGACCCTGGCCGCGCGGGCCCAGGGCTGGCTGGTGGCCGTGGTGCAGTGGGACGCGCCCCCCGGGGCCGACTGGACCACGCTCTCCAAACCCTGGACCCTGCACCCGGATTTCCGGGTGGAACACGGCGACCTGCTGGTGCGCGCCGGAACGCCCAACGCCTTTGCGGCTTCGGACCTGGGCGCCGCCCTGCACACCCGCGCGGTGCAGACCCTGCATCCCCTGGGCCTGCCGGACACCCCCGAATGGACCGCCACCGTGGCCGGTGCCCAGACCCAGGGCTTTGTGGTGGCGCCCCTGAAGCCACTATGA
- a CDS encoding type II secretion system protein, which translates to MRSNHEAQAGFTVIELLIALVILGVALSTVISAMLANTSLNTRVERQANAVRVGEQVMESYRQRTDYAALQKNDLTQTVVMNGQTYTAYTDFCPDDLPAVTKANLPCNSTSVYIRVEVKYGNTVLHRAETYFTQFGNES; encoded by the coding sequence GTGCGCAGTAACCATGAGGCTCAAGCTGGGTTCACCGTTATTGAATTGCTGATTGCCCTGGTGATTCTGGGGGTCGCCCTGTCCACAGTGATCAGTGCCATGCTGGCCAATACCAGCCTAAACACACGTGTCGAGCGGCAGGCCAATGCGGTGAGGGTGGGCGAACAGGTCATGGAAAGTTACCGGCAGCGGACGGACTACGCCGCGTTGCAAAAAAATGACCTGACCCAGACTGTTGTGATGAATGGTCAGACCTACACCGCTTATACCGACTTCTGCCCAGATGACCTTCCCGCTGTGACCAAGGCCAATCTGCCGTGCAACAGCACTTCTGTGTATATCCGGGTGGAGGTGAAATATGGAAACACTGTGCTGCACCGAGCCGAAACGTACTTTACCCAGTTTGGCAATGAATCCTGA
- a CDS encoding M42 family metallopeptidase codes for MNLNHTLDLLVRLLATPSPTGFTEQAVALLDTELRALGVTPARTRKGALTWEVPGTGEGHVTFSGHVDTLGAMVKEIKPSGRLRLWALGGYDWATVEGEDVRVHTQDGRELTGTVVNVRQSTHVHGAALRELKREAAVMEVRLDERVFSAADVRALGAAVGDFVSFDARPRVTPAGYIKARHLDNKAAVAVFVGVTRDLLAHPAPVTAAFHITTYEEVGHGAATGIPPHTDELIAVDMAAVGEGQTSSEHHVTLCVADAGGPYDHALGGRLRAAAARAGLDLRVDIYPYYASDGTAAWRAGGDYPVALIGPGVDASHAYERTHTDALRATGELMLSYLRSGRPA; via the coding sequence ATGAACCTGAACCACACGCTGGACCTGCTGGTGCGGCTGCTTGCCACCCCCAGCCCCACGGGCTTTACCGAGCAGGCCGTGGCCCTGCTGGACACCGAACTGCGCGCCCTGGGCGTGACCCCCGCCCGCACCCGCAAGGGCGCGCTGACCTGGGAGGTGCCGGGGACGGGCGAGGGCCACGTCACCTTCAGCGGCCATGTGGACACGCTGGGCGCCATGGTCAAGGAGATCAAGCCGTCCGGGCGCCTGCGGCTGTGGGCCCTGGGCGGTTACGACTGGGCCACCGTGGAAGGCGAGGACGTGCGGGTGCACACCCAGGACGGCCGCGAGCTGACCGGCACCGTGGTCAACGTGCGCCAGAGCACCCACGTCCACGGCGCCGCCCTGCGCGAGTTAAAGCGCGAGGCCGCCGTGATGGAGGTGCGCCTGGACGAGCGGGTGTTCAGTGCCGCCGATGTCCGGGCCCTGGGCGCCGCCGTGGGCGATTTCGTGAGCTTCGATGCCCGGCCCCGCGTGACCCCGGCCGGGTATATCAAGGCCCGCCATCTGGACAACAAGGCGGCGGTGGCGGTGTTCGTGGGCGTGACCCGGGACCTGCTGGCCCACCCGGCGCCGGTGACGGCGGCCTTTCACATCACCACCTATGAAGAGGTGGGCCACGGCGCCGCCACCGGCATTCCGCCCCACACCGACGAACTGATCGCCGTGGACATGGCGGCCGTGGGCGAGGGCCAGACGAGCAGCGAACACCATGTGACCCTGTGCGTGGCCGATGCCGGGGGGCCCTATGATCACGCGCTGGGCGGGCGCCTGCGGGCCGCAGCGGCACGCGCCGGGCTGGACCTGCGGGTGGACATCTACCCTTACTACGCCTCCGACGGCACGGCCGCGTGGCGCGCGGGGGGCGACTACCCGGTGGCCCTGATTGGCCCCGGCGTGGACGCCAGCCACGCCTACGAACGCACCCACACCGACGCCCTGCGCGCCACGGGGGAACTGATGCTGTCCTATCTGCGCTCAGGGCGTCCGGCGTAA
- a CDS encoding IclR family transcriptional regulator, translating into MLSLQKAANILGAFSAEQPEWGVRALAAHLSVPRATAHAYLAGLTEAGFLRRTPAGKYRLSWHLAEMGAQLTAALPWFPEARALITRLALEVRSVAFLCILEGEEIVAAIRERHPDADIDLPLDVYLPATATASGKILYAHADITPRTFAACTPSSITSLDEWRTEVAKVRRLGYAYSIEEWVPGQCTLGVPYHALSHPGDPHGESVVAAIGVQMSAQRYLREERHIRERVLSIVREAEALP; encoded by the coding sequence GTGCTGTCGTTACAGAAAGCGGCGAACATCCTGGGGGCCTTCAGCGCCGAGCAACCGGAATGGGGCGTGCGGGCGCTGGCCGCGCACCTGAGCGTGCCCCGCGCCACCGCCCACGCCTATCTGGCGGGCCTGACCGAAGCGGGTTTCCTGCGCCGCACCCCGGCGGGCAAATACCGCCTGTCGTGGCATCTGGCCGAGATGGGCGCCCAGCTGACCGCCGCCCTGCCCTGGTTCCCAGAAGCCCGCGCCCTGATCACCCGGCTGGCGCTGGAGGTGCGCTCGGTGGCCTTCCTGTGCATTCTGGAAGGCGAGGAGATCGTGGCCGCCATCCGCGAGCGCCACCCCGACGCCGACATTGACCTGCCCCTGGACGTCTATCTGCCCGCCACGGCCACCGCCAGCGGCAAGATTCTGTACGCCCACGCCGACATTACGCCGCGCACGTTTGCCGCCTGCACGCCCAGTTCGATTACCTCGCTGGATGAGTGGCGCACCGAGGTCGCCAAGGTGCGCCGCTTGGGCTACGCCTATTCCATTGAAGAATGGGTGCCCGGCCAGTGCACGCTGGGGGTGCCGTACCACGCCCTCTCGCATCCCGGCGATCCCCACGGCGAGAGTGTGGTGGCCGCCATCGGCGTGCAGATGAGTGCCCAGCGCTACCTGCGCGAGGAGCGCCACATCCGTGAACGCGTGCTGAGTATCGTCCGCGAAGCCGAAGCGCTGCCGTAA
- a CDS encoding dynamin family protein, protein MLVSGSVHTLLARERQLLADLQAFVESQGAPEDVVAHARQALRALDETFLLVVVGEFNAGKSSFVNALLGAAVLPEGVTPTTDRIYVLVHGEKPGQMEPTADPFVSRLTHPLPSLEGVALVDTPGTNAIIRQHQTLTEGFLPRADLLLFLTSADRPFTESERQFLSLAARWGRQVIMVVNKADLLETPEQKAQVREFVETGARGVLGLTPPVLLVSARAEQRGGDVGFHALREVLRVRLSDTERTRLKLQSPLGTAAALLSGEETRAEAARRTLEGDLAVLRDLEAQQVTHREGMLGELDGQLNRVARLLSEFEVRADRFIDDRLRFSNLRGLLNSRELEDAFRREAVADLPEAIDRQFGTMIDRFVEANLHFWEDVQAFLIRRQPSAEVARTRFSYDRGALLEGIAGSAREHLETTTEQHLARELARDAEDAMKGVIGGLAGGVGLGAGVGALIGASALDFTGGILAGLTLGSLGLFVLPNKRIQAHRQLRARVADLREALERIVRREYEREQERADTRLRDAVSPYTRFTAQEQTRLQAARDRAAALRTELEALQNEVKALG, encoded by the coding sequence ATGCTGGTGTCCGGTTCTGTGCACACCCTGCTGGCGCGCGAAAGGCAGCTGCTGGCGGACCTTCAGGCCTTTGTGGAGAGCCAGGGGGCTCCTGAAGACGTGGTCGCGCACGCGCGGCAGGCCCTGCGCGCGCTGGATGAAACCTTCCTACTGGTGGTGGTTGGCGAATTCAACGCGGGCAAGAGTTCCTTCGTCAACGCCCTGCTGGGCGCGGCGGTCTTGCCAGAAGGGGTCACCCCCACCACTGACCGCATTTACGTGCTGGTCCACGGCGAGAAACCCGGGCAGATGGAACCCACCGCCGACCCCTTCGTGAGCCGCCTGACCCATCCGCTGCCCAGCCTAGAAGGCGTGGCCCTGGTGGACACGCCGGGCACGAACGCCATCATTCGCCAGCACCAGACGCTAACAGAGGGCTTCTTGCCCCGGGCGGATCTGCTGCTGTTTCTCACCAGTGCCGACCGCCCCTTCACCGAGTCCGAACGGCAGTTTTTAAGCCTCGCGGCGCGCTGGGGGCGGCAGGTGATCATGGTGGTCAACAAGGCCGACCTGCTTGAAACCCCGGAGCAGAAGGCGCAGGTGCGCGAGTTCGTGGAAACCGGCGCGCGGGGCGTGCTGGGCCTGACCCCGCCCGTGCTGCTGGTGAGCGCCCGAGCCGAGCAGCGCGGCGGCGACGTGGGCTTCCACGCCCTGCGCGAGGTGCTGCGCGTACGCCTCTCCGACACCGAGCGCACCCGCCTGAAGCTGCAAAGCCCCCTGGGCACCGCCGCCGCGCTGCTGTCTGGCGAAGAGACGCGCGCCGAGGCGGCCCGGCGCACCCTGGAGGGGGACCTCGCGGTGCTGCGCGACCTGGAAGCCCAGCAGGTCACCCACCGCGAGGGCATGCTGGGCGAACTGGACGGGCAACTGAACCGGGTCGCGCGCCTGCTCAGCGAGTTCGAGGTGCGCGCCGACCGCTTTATTGACGACCGCCTGCGCTTTTCCAACCTGCGCGGGCTGCTGAACAGCCGCGAACTGGAAGACGCCTTCCGGCGCGAGGCGGTGGCCGATCTGCCCGAAGCCATTGACCGGCAGTTCGGCACCATGATTGACCGCTTCGTGGAGGCCAACCTGCATTTCTGGGAGGACGTGCAGGCCTTTCTGATTCGCCGCCAGCCCAGCGCCGAGGTGGCCCGCACCCGCTTTTCCTATGACCGGGGCGCGCTGCTTGAAGGCATTGCGGGCAGCGCGCGCGAGCACCTGGAAACCACCACCGAGCAACACCTCGCCCGCGAACTGGCGCGCGACGCCGAGGACGCGATGAAGGGGGTGATTGGCGGCTTGGCCGGCGGGGTGGGCCTGGGCGCGGGCGTGGGGGCCCTGATCGGGGCCTCGGCGCTGGACTTTACGGGGGGCATTCTGGCGGGGCTGACCCTGGGCAGCCTGGGGCTGTTCGTGCTGCCCAACAAACGCATTCAGGCCCACCGGCAACTGCGTGCCCGGGTGGCCGACCTGCGCGAGGCCCTGGAGCGGATTGTGCGCCGGGAATACGAACGCGAACAGGAGCGGGCCGACACCCGGCTGCGCGACGCGGTCAGCCCCTACACCCGCTTTACCGCGCAGGAGCAGACACGCCTGCAGGCCGCCCGCGACCGTGCAGCGGCGCTGCGCACAGAGCTCGAAGCCCTGCAGAACGAGGTCAAGGCCCTGGGCTGA
- a CDS encoding type II secretion system protein, with protein MTTPPCSPPRPQQQGFTLLEALLVMSIVGILFGLGMVSFQNLRNPARDTARAVHSALFQLRADAAANTQARRMVLNSAGELELQSALKCDETNQNAWTLYSKVDLPERLNRRPVTLSREGGALSPNVIVCYSPRGLATVNGQLNIDDTKARYSVQVALSGGIKTRAQ; from the coding sequence ATGACGACACCCCCCTGTTCTCCCCCCCGCCCCCAGCAGCAGGGCTTCACGCTGCTGGAGGCCTTGCTGGTGATGTCCATTGTGGGCATTCTGTTCGGCCTTGGCATGGTGAGTTTCCAGAACCTGCGTAATCCTGCACGGGATACGGCGCGCGCCGTGCACTCGGCCCTTTTTCAGCTGCGCGCCGATGCAGCGGCCAACACCCAGGCACGCCGGATGGTGCTGAACAGTGCGGGCGAATTGGAACTGCAGAGTGCCTTGAAGTGCGATGAAACAAATCAGAACGCCTGGACCCTGTATAGCAAGGTGGATCTGCCTGAGCGGCTGAACCGGCGTCCGGTGACCTTGAGTCGTGAAGGTGGGGCGCTGAGCCCCAACGTCATTGTGTGCTACAGCCCGCGTGGGTTGGCCACGGTCAATGGCCAGCTGAACATCGACGACACAAAGGCGCGCTACAGCGTGCAGGTCGCACTGAGTGGGGGGATCAAGACACGTGCGCAGTAA
- the pgeF gene encoding peptidoglycan editing factor PgeF: MTRDTERLMLLHAPHLTAPHAFSTRAGGVSRPPYAGLNLDDREDDPAHVAENRSRLCAALGFEPAQVARLTQVHGVEVVHARSGGHWTGDALVTDRPGVLLAIGTADCYPLLLEDPEAGVLGAAHAGWKGTLGGIAARTVAAMTALGARPERLRAAVGPGIGAAAYPVGEGVAADFEAAGLGGAVTRRAGTPHLDLAWANGEVLRQAGVPEANLWVSGRCSTEADFYSYRRDAGRTGRMWAVIGQPEPQPALGGQA; the protein is encoded by the coding sequence ATGACGCGGGATACTGAACGCCTGATGCTTCTTCACGCGCCGCACCTCACTGCGCCGCATGCGTTCAGTACGCGTGCTGGGGGCGTGTCGCGCCCGCCCTACGCCGGCCTGAACCTGGATGACCGCGAGGACGACCCTGCCCATGTGGCCGAAAATCGCTCGCGCCTGTGTGCGGCGCTGGGCTTTGAACCGGCGCAGGTGGCCCGCCTGACGCAGGTCCACGGCGTGGAGGTGGTCCACGCCCGCAGCGGCGGCCACTGGACCGGCGACGCGCTGGTGACCGACCGCCCCGGGGTCCTGCTGGCCATCGGCACCGCCGACTGCTACCCGCTGCTGCTGGAAGACCCGGAGGCCGGGGTGCTGGGCGCGGCCCACGCGGGCTGGAAGGGCACCCTGGGCGGCATTGCGGCGCGCACGGTGGCCGCCATGACCGCGCTGGGCGCCCGCCCGGAGCGCCTGCGCGCCGCCGTAGGCCCCGGCATCGGCGCCGCCGCCTACCCGGTGGGCGAGGGCGTGGCCGCTGACTTTGAGGCGGCGGGCCTGGGCGGAGCCGTGACGCGCCGGGCCGGCACCCCCCACCTGGACCTCGCCTGGGCGAACGGCGAGGTGCTGCGTCAAGCTGGCGTGCCGGAGGCCAACCTCTGGGTCAGTGGCCGCTGCTCCACCGAGGCCGACTTTTACTCCTACCGCCGCGACGCGGGGCGCACTGGCCGCATGTGGGCTGTGATCGGCCAGCCGGAGCCGCAGCCGGCCCTGGGAGGCCAGGCATGA
- a CDS encoding YqeG family HAD IIIA-type phosphatase: MSMLRPQDVIDHVTEITPEFLARRGLRGLLLDLDNTLVPYGSYEKDGADRVMRWARDLKLAGIRLYLLSNATGSRAGYWLEHLGFQGVGLAGKPNPRAFRRAIGALNLRPEQVGMVGDQVFTDVLGGNLSGMHTILVRPLVSNSLPHTRVARRLERAVLKRYGHDWRP; this comes from the coding sequence ATGAGCATGCTGCGCCCCCAGGACGTGATTGATCACGTCACCGAGATCACCCCCGAGTTCCTGGCCCGGCGGGGCCTGCGCGGGCTGCTGCTGGACCTGGACAACACCCTGGTGCCGTACGGCAGCTACGAGAAAGACGGGGCCGACAGGGTTATGCGCTGGGCGCGCGACCTGAAACTGGCCGGCATCCGGCTGTACCTGCTGAGCAACGCCACGGGCAGCCGCGCTGGCTACTGGCTGGAGCACCTGGGCTTTCAGGGGGTGGGGCTGGCCGGCAAACCCAATCCCCGCGCCTTTCGCCGCGCCATCGGCGCCCTAAACCTGCGGCCCGAGCAGGTGGGCATGGTGGGCGATCAGGTGTTTACCGACGTGCTGGGCGGCAACCTCAGCGGCATGCACACCATTCTGGTGCGGCCCCTGGTCAGCAATTCCCTACCGCATACCCGCGTGGCCAGACGGCTGGAACGCGCGGTGCTCAAACGCTACGGCCACGACTGGCGGCCCTGA
- a CDS encoding enoyl-ACP reductase FabI, with amino-acid sequence MTVQIDLSDKTALVMGVANARSLGWAIAEQLLAAGCRVGFSYQGERLKGELDKLLAGREGVWSQQADATVDEDLGVLFARVKEEFGHLDYLVHSIAFAPRTAMDGRFLDTTPEDWNTALNVSAYTLVSTARHAEGLLRPGASIISLTYHASQQVVPKYNVMGVAKAALEAATRYLAAEMGGGGVRVNTISAGPMRTIAARSIPGFGTMYEKAAASAPLGRNATPEEVGKLALFLLSDLGSGVTGQTVYVDAGASIMSMKLEQN; translated from the coding sequence ATGACGGTCCAGATTGATCTCTCCGACAAAACGGCCCTGGTGATGGGCGTGGCCAACGCGCGCAGCCTGGGTTGGGCCATTGCCGAGCAGCTGCTCGCTGCGGGCTGCCGGGTGGGCTTCTCCTACCAGGGCGAGCGCCTGAAGGGCGAACTCGACAAGCTGCTGGCCGGCCGGGAGGGCGTGTGGAGCCAGCAGGCCGACGCCACGGTAGACGAGGATCTGGGCGTCCTGTTCGCCCGGGTCAAAGAGGAATTCGGGCACCTGGATTACCTCGTACATTCCATCGCCTTTGCGCCGCGCACGGCGATGGACGGCCGCTTTCTGGACACCACCCCCGAAGACTGGAACACGGCCCTGAACGTCAGCGCCTACACGCTGGTTTCTACCGCCCGCCACGCCGAAGGGCTGCTGCGCCCCGGCGCGAGCATCATCAGCCTTACCTACCACGCCTCGCAGCAGGTGGTGCCCAAGTACAACGTCATGGGCGTGGCCAAGGCCGCCCTGGAAGCCGCCACCCGTTACCTCGCCGCCGAGATGGGCGGCGGCGGCGTGCGCGTGAACACCATCAGCGCCGGGCCCATGCGCACCATTGCGGCGCGCTCTATTCCGGGCTTTGGCACCATGTACGAAAAAGCCGCCGCCAGCGCGCCTCTGGGCCGCAACGCCACCCCCGAAGAGGTGGGCAAGCTGGCCCTGTTCCTGCTGTCGGACCTGGGCAGCGGCGTGACCGGCCAGACGGTGTACGTGGACGCGGGCGCCAGCATCATGAGCATGAAACTGGAGCAGAACTGA
- a CDS encoding c-type cytochrome, giving the protein MRRRALLVLPLLTGLCAALAAAPAAAPAPDARAAQHLRGETLYLLACAMCHGDRLEGTPGGPALSGEGFEAGFGTLPPRALHDLIRDLMPEGARGTLTPQEVLDVTAYLLAENSFVLPQEALGAAELDQLLRRTP; this is encoded by the coding sequence GTGCGCCGACGTGCCCTTCTTGTTCTGCCGCTGCTGACGGGGCTGTGTGCGGCGCTGGCTGCTGCGCCTGCTGCGGCGCCCGCCCCAGACGCCCGCGCGGCGCAGCACCTTCGGGGGGAGACGCTGTATCTGCTGGCCTGCGCGATGTGCCACGGAGACCGCCTGGAAGGAACGCCCGGCGGCCCGGCCCTGAGCGGTGAGGGCTTTGAGGCGGGTTTTGGCACCTTGCCGCCCCGGGCGCTGCACGACCTGATCCGCGACCTGATGCCCGAGGGGGCACGCGGCACCCTAACCCCGCAGGAGGTGCTGGACGTGACCGCGTACCTGCTGGCCGAAAACAGCTTCGTCCTGCCCCAGGAGGCGCTGGGGGCGGCGGAGCTGGACCAGCTTTTACGCCGGACGCCCTGA